The genomic region TATTCTTCACTGCATCTAAGCTTAGGCATTACATGTTCCCTTTCGTTACTcaagtcattgcccaaacaGATGTTATTCACTATATGCTTACTTGGCAAATAGTAAAAGgttgaattgggaaatggacaatgGCGCTGTTCAAATTTCGTTTGCAATATGTGCCCCAAAAAGCTGTCAAAGGACAGTCCCTGGCTGATTTCTTAGCTCAACATCCCTCCCCATATTGTTTTGGGGGCAACGACGTCGAAATTGGCATAGTGGAAACACGTGATAATTATTGGACAATGTATTTTGATGGCTCTAGTACCTCGACCTCGGCCGGCGTTGGAATTGTCATCCAGTCCCCTGATCACTACTGATTGTATTTTCTCTTAAATTGGATTTCAACTGTACAAATAATTAGGCCAAATATGAAGCCCTTATCATCGACCTTAATGTCCTTCACGACTTGAGGGCAGCCTGCGTGCTCGTCCTTGTGATTCaaaacttgtgattaaccaacttaATGGGATTTTTCGTTGCAAGAGTTGTATTCTGGCGCCCTATCATATGGTTGACAGCTATTTAGTCGAATTGTTTGTAGGCATTAGGTTCAAGCACATCTCATGATTTTGAAATACCGACGTAGACGAGTTGACTCAAATAGCCTCTGAAGCATAACTCATGGGGGGGCGAACTAGGTCAGGTCACACTAGTAGTGCGACGACCATACTTGACCTTGGTTAATCAACAAGTTCTCTAACATGACCACATAATCCGTACACGAGTTATGTCCCTACCTTCGTTGTTGGAATGAGAGGATTCTATAGATATCTGCATAGTCGAGACATTACTAAACGACTGGAGAAGATTAATTATGTAGTATCTCGATAATCTTAGTGGCAAACACGACCATAAGACGAGGGTACATGCCACGAATTACGTAATGTATCAAAATGAACTATACTGAAAACGTGAACATAGTCTGTTGTTATTGTGCCTCGATCCGGAAGAAGCCGACCAAGCTATTACAGAAATACACAAAGGAATATGTGGGGTTCATCAATCCGGATGCAAAACATGATGGTTGCTCTATCGACTGGCCAAGCATGTTAAAAGATTGCATTAAATACGTACAAGGTTGTGTACAATGTCAAATCCATGGACCCATACAAAGGGTCTCAACCGACTTACTTCACTTAGTTACCAAGCCATGGTCGTTCAGAGGATGGGCCATGGATGTAATCGACATGATTGCGATGTCTTCCGGAGCAGCAAAGCATGCATGGATACTCGTAGCaactgactacttcaccaagtgGGTCGAAGCGAAATAATACACCGAGTTATCATCTAAAGAAGTTTGCAATTTTCTAGAAGAAAACATTGTGATGAGATTCGGCATACCAGAAACAATTATAATGGACAGCGACACGATTTTTACAGCCGACAGGTTTAAAGAATACGCGGTGAGTTTGAAAATTCGGCTCGATCAGTCCACGCCGTATTATCCACAAGCAAACGGACATGCTAAAGCAAGTAATAAAGTTTTAATCGGTATTCTTgagaaaatgataaaagaaaagcctGCCATGTGGtatttgaagttaaatgagGCATTATGGGCATATCGAACTTCACTTCGATCAACAACAGGGATGACCCCATATGCGCTAACTTATGGACATGACGCAATGTTACCAGTCCAGCTAAGTATAAACTCGTTACGAGTATTTGAACAAAGCAGTTTGTTCAGTGTCGATTATAGTCAGGTCATGAGGCAAGATTTGGAAGATCTGGAGGACGCTCGGCTCGATGCCTATAACTTACTAGTGGCGCAAAAAAAGATTGCCGAATAAGCTTAGAATTGACTGGTTTGGCAAAAAGGATTCGGTGAAGGTGAATGAGTATAGCAAACCGTGTTGCCAGTAGGGATTAAAGATCCTAGATTTGGGAAATGGTAGCCAAATTGGGAAGGACCATTCGTTGTCCGCAAAGTTCTCGGCAAAAGGGCATATTACCTCAATGATCGAACTGGTTTAGTTCATAAATTACTGATCAATAGGaaattcttaaagaaatattatttgGTCACTTGGGAGATGCAAGaataaagaatttatttcattgatTTTCAAAGGGCATACATATagaattacaaataaaaatccACAAGGTTACAAGCCAGCATACAAAATCCTAAGGAGTCGAAGGAATAAAAGCTTCAAGAGCGACTTTCAGTTCTAACCACTTCACTTCGCCCATTATAACCTCGGTCTGGCATGTTCTTTTGTCAAGCTTTAGTTGCTCTATCCGTTTCGCGCCAGCCGCGTACTCTGTCAGTTAAGGTTCGTTCGACTCGAAATCCTTCTCAAGTTCAGAAGCAATGGCCGACCTTTAACGTTGAAGTTTGGTGATTTGACGATCAAGGTCAGCCAATCTTTCCTTCTTTGCCTTTATTGCCTCGAGCTCTGGTCAGATAGCTTCATGAATGAACATTGCGGCCTTGAGGTCGTCTTTTGCCTGAATAGCCTCCTCAAAAATAGTGAAATATTTTCGAGTTCTTTCCAGGACATAAAAAAGGATTATTTGTTAGTCGGGAAATCCAGCTAAAATGAAATGAGACATTACTAAAGGAAATTGTGATACCTCTTCTTCCAAGACGATCATCGGAGTCTTATTTGGATTTGGgggatggttttttttttttaccatggTTGTCGCCTTCTCCAAAGCAGTAGCTGCTAAGACGACATCATGAGCAATGGCCAACCCCGGAGTTGCAAGACACTCGACCGTTGAGGTGACAATTGGTTCAACTTCAACGTCTTGCGTGGTGGGTTGAACCTCAATCGCCTGGCTTGTCGAAGGGTTTTACGGTACTTTTGTCGAGACTTTGACGACAAGATAAGGGAAAAAGAAACTAGGATTGGTTGCTTCTATGGTTTGACTTGAAATGACGTAAATCTCCTGCTCTCCCTTATTTGCCTTTTTCTTGAGGCACTTTTTAGGCCAAGCAATGTTGCCAGTTGTCCCGACCTTCGGGCGAGGCTATTTGCTCGATGCAATCGACACAGCAGTGGCCGCTACTGGAGTTGCAGTGGTGATCTTTTTAGCTAAGAGGGCATAATAGTTGTAGCTTTCTTTGGGGGAAGAGCAAGTTtctgttggaaatatgccctgaaagtcaatctttggaagaaacctttcaggacaatgtaatgatgtatatatgactcttatacgtcggaaggcaaagatactaattaggactatctcaatgaacgaaatatgtcctaaataatgaatccatggacaatggattgATGGAAGAAGTAATATAATGATGATTAGActacagagaccttcttctcataaccattatgtccaaaaaggttcctggtcataggattgtcggagggatactgacaatgcatagaccggtacatactatgtctgcttcaaatggaaggatggaaagtctcatcccattcgtgtagtgacactaagacaagtatgtaggtgctcattaagagaatgagttcactgaacacaatcgaacgagagtacttgcatggaggtctactcacatgtcaagcaagtaactctgaaggttggaataatgtaagtaatcctttgacttgagacatcatagatgtctaatggttaggtccttgatctttgatcatgtcaaatgacattccattggagtgtccacggcattgttggggttaaGGTATCTAAACATGTAGGCATGTGAATGATCAACAAGGAATCTCTGATCCTCGTTATGAGAGGaagaatactctgagatatgattcgggaatctttGGCCGAAGTCtcgagcgtaataaaggaaaaCGTTCCTATGCgactcaattgaatcatataagaaagcataatcacattaggggtttgacatagtatatccataccctagtgatgtgattgagagtattgttttagagaaggatcgaattacattgtaattccaactgaataggttctccgaatgaacttctacattagcttgggtagccatgatatatgtttagatgtcactcatggcttgtgagttcttctagatgattaaatgtagtcatcaaagaagaaggtgaattaaaagtaagttttaattcactaagtggatggattaaatataatcaattggattggtgccaatcacctcactgccttgctaattagaacctaaaagattgttcaccaatacactcttgtagtgagtaactaatggatgatggaaataattaattggattaattaagtgttgtgattaatttagaaagtctaaaggaatcataaaagcgataaaagatcgttttgggcttaaagaaatgttcgggtttaattgggcccattgggcctaaacccattgggcttttattcaagcatttgatgacttgaaataataaAAGCCCAAGGCCCAAACAACACTAAGAAGGCCGgccaaagagagggagagagaaggtcaattgttgacttgtttctttatgttataaaaggaactttataatGAAAGTTtcataagggtttttttttttgtgtgttcaaaacaacaaaagagaaaagaaaataactctctctaacactcaaagggccggccaccataGGGGGATTTTAGCTAATCATTTTATCACCcctttggttattccttcatccTTCTCACTACACtagtgggtgaggatctttagaggttttcaattttggaaacttgaagagaacctaggagcactcattctcaacaaagtGGAAAaggcaaggagggaggctaggctcaaggagttcaaggagcaaagagcttggaggtggtccatccttggtctaagatctagatcaagaggtataaaactactcctaaactttgttcttcaataaattgtttttgatgCATCATAAATAAACCTATgaatcttgaaggggattttcATGACTAGAGCTTTAATATTAATTgatgacatgcttccgttgttttcgtatataaattttgaattgtatatgcatgctagtcaatagaaatcccacataaatctcatattttcctttcaagtggtatcagagccaaaggTTTATATTTGATGTGTCCTTTTGGATTTTATGCATATGggtattaattttatgtttgaCATATTAGTTCTTCATTCAAAGtatgtttatcttttgtttttcaaatgttgaaaaattgTGAATCAATAGTTGAAAAAGATATGTATGCAAAAGGTGTTTTGGATGCATGAATGAAGAGTGAGTTTAGAAcaaattttggggttttgaatCATAGGGAGGGCACGGCAAAAGGGGATTTTTTGGctatgtgtttgtgttttgttttgaacctcacacacacactttgAAGCTAGAAAAATGtgttcttgaagttcttggttatgttcttggtgttcatggttttgttttttgaaaatagttttaTTTAAGTTCATAAATTGTTTTATGGATTTGGATGATATTCTTATCATCAATATTTATTACAAAAGGTTTTTTCAATCCTAGACTTCTTTAGgatattttaaaactttttccCTAATTTCCTTAAAGCAAAATCAAGTGCAAGCataatttgaattctttttcttctttatgttgAAATAATGCAAGGTGGGTAAGACCTACCCACCTCCCCCTTCATATGGCCGGCCAAACTCAATGGATTTCCCACTTGAGGATCCTTTTGTAATCATGAAAAGTTTGGTTTTACTTTTAGTATTTATGGTTTGACCCCtaactttttcatatttgcatttAGACCCCTactatttaaaaattgaaatgtttgattttaattttgtttaatgtttaaactcatcatttaattatgCCCATATGCACTAAATCTAATTGATTATGTTgcattccctttaatcatttaatGTGATTAAGTAATTAGAAAATGGGTGACTATGGACTTATGCCTtaaacgataattgagctacGAGAATAAGGCGCTAAACTCAAATTGTTTGAACCTTGGGAAtgtgttttattttctatttcaattgGACCTTATCATGTTTGACATTAATCTATCTCTCCCTCTTAGTATGTGTAATTTGTAGGAATTTGTACAAATCGGTTTGTAATTCTTATTACTTCTTAATCTCTTTTAGTTAGTTGATTCCCTCTAGTACTAGACTAGAGTTTCTTTAACTATTGGTAAGGAGACATATTTAAAAGAGGGTTTTGACatgagataaaaaaataaataaataaataaataaaataaaaaaattaaatgggtCCAACACCCTAATTAGCAATGAATCATTGTCTTTCATTTCTAATGGCTCAAtcaaaaatgttttaattgaattGAAAGCACGTAATTAAATTGACACAACCTCCCCGAGatcttattcaacaatgttgGCTCGTTGTTGAATTAACCAATAAGTCCATGGTCATCCAAGAGCCTAAGATGACTATAAAGTCCAATTTCAAGGGAATGCAAAAACCGTAGTAGTAGTAGTTACTtccaatatttgaaaaattcgtttttgatattgatttgttttttctcaaaataaatagtgggagtatcataCGCTACTAAACTAGAATGAATACAATTAGTAGTTATATGTATctccaatattttgaaaaatgttttgatattgatttgttttatgaaaacgaaTAGTGGGGATATTGTATGCTACTAATTTCATTAAACTTTGGACTAGTAGTTATAATAGGACACAATTtatttgaatgtgtttaaataaataaaattgatgagACCTTAAAATCCCTCAATCAAATACAATATTAAGTTGAAAGCGTAAGAGTGCTTTGAACACTTttttcgtggccttccaccatggtaggctccaatcgtttatgacttgtacaccgccttcaccctatcatgggggagtgcAAAGTGCATGCTTATACTCAGGAGGAATCTATTTAAAGACATTTGATGTGGTGAAAATAGGCAACGAGTGTAaccaacatcgtatcatcgtgaggttaTACTTGGACCCCTATCTAAATCGGCATGGTGGGTAAGAACTTAACTAAGAAGAAATGGtgccaacatcgtatcatcgtgaggcattattctctagaggccaataAGATAGGTAATCACAAGAGGTTGTTGTGAATGGGTAAGTATACcctctcattattatttttgctagccgacatcgtatcatcgtgaggtgggcttggtaatagtgagcctcctATAACCTGCTAGGAGCTTTCTTTGAAATCTCCCGGATTCCAtcttgagggatatggaatttgccaaaaatggtGGGTGGTGTCATTCGGTTCAAAGACCCGAATCGTGTGActtaatcaacaatcaaactaatttattttattgtttatgtatttagaTATGGTTGGAAGCACACTCGCGAAAATACTCGACAAACATTGCCTAGAGGGGCACAATTTCCCATCATGGTATCGTAATGTCAAGATTCTCCTAACATTGGAGAAGATTGTTTACGTACTAGACAAAGCTCCACCTCACATACCTCTTGGCCCTTCGGCCATTGAGGATGAACGTGCTAAGTTTGACAAGCACATTGAGGATGACACACAAGCCAAGTGCTATCTGTTGGCTTCCATGAATGAGGAGCTACAGAGACAGCATGAGGGCATGGACAGTGCATTTTCCATAATACTCCATCTTACGGAGTTATATGGTGAAGGGACGCGCAACCGTCGCTTTAGCACTGTCTGTGAACTTGTGAAGACCAAGATGGTCAAGGGGGCTCCAGTGCATCTACATGCACTGAAGATGATAGGATTCATTGAACAACTGGAGAACCTAGGTACTCCACTTGACGGGGAATTGGCCCAGGACTTTATATTGGCTTCTCTTTCTGATTTATTCTCACAGTTCGTAATGAACTACAATATGAATAAAATGGATAGTACTCTCTCTGAGTTACTAAACATGTTAGTAACTGCTGAGAAAACTATGATGAAAGAGAACGTTGTAGGGACTTCTGCAGTAGCCTACAACAAGCCATCCTCTTCCAAGTCTAAGCCGTAAGGCAAAGGCaaagggaaggagaagaagtcaCCCACTCTTAAGCCGAAAGGGggagtgaagaaaaagaaggcaaTGGAGCCCAAGGGGGCTTGCCACCACTGTGGAAAGGAGGGGCATTGGAAGAGGAATTGCAGGTTATACCTTGCAACTCTTAAGGACAAGCCACAAGGTATGGTTTATGTTCTTATCTTCAATTCTAATTATTAGATCttctaaatatttatatttgatataaaGTGCTAATCActtgtataattgtatataggtgGAGGAGCTAAGTAGAagaggaacaagcaaagaaaagagtgGAGAAGGGTTCGGTCACCATGTTTTTGCTTACTACTTGGGAAGTTTGTTTAGGCatttaaagattgtctttaaacTTTCTTATTGTGTTAAGAACTTATTATGTGGCTTCATATGATGGAAGACCACTATTAATGCCTAAATGTTTGAAGGTACTTAAATAAGTCTCTAAATGTTTAGAGCTAATTCCTTTTAAGTTAAACATTGTGAATGTTTGTGTTATCATATTAATGTAATGTGATGAATGCcttctaataaataaaatatttcctTAAAGTAATGTTATGAATTGAATATTGTCTTGTTGTATCCTAGATGAGATACATGATTATAATGATATTAGAAATAAGAAAAACGTTTCTTATATATGGTTATCACTTAAACCACAATAATCAAGATCACTCTTGATTCAATTAGTAGTTTTGAACAATTAATTGGACAttcttaaaattgttttaaaatgtcAAAGTGTGTTAGTGATTAAACCAAAAATGAAGTGTCTAAATCAATAAAATGTTTAAAGATTTTAGTCACTTAATAACAAGACATCAACTTAGTGAAAAGTGAAACAAATGAGCTTGAAAGGTTTTAAAGCTACTACACAATGTCCTCAACCCGTATACTCCACGTTTATACATTTTTTGAATGTATGAAATGATTTCTCATTAAAGTCATGAGAAATAGTGGGAGGTGAGAAATTGGATATAAACTTGGATATGATTGGTTTATAGTTGTCTAAATAATAATAGTACTTGACTATTATTGAGAGTTTatcattttaattgttaaaagacTCAAGCTCTACAAAACGTTAATATTCTATGTTGTGTAACATTCTAAAGAATAGTCTTTGAATGTAGGTTTCGTCAACCTAGCATAAAATGGTTATATGTTGGGAGTTGTCCATCATTCTCTTTTATGAGAACAAGCTAAATAACAAAGCATATGGACAAGTTGATGAAACAAAAGGGAATAGTTTCAAAATGAGTCACAACATATAGTTTAACAACAAGACAATCCGAATTCGTCACCTTATGTAACTATAACGCTCTATGTAGTTTTGATAAAGAATTATATCAACCACCTAGAAGGAATGGTTGAGTTTCTATATCCTTAGTAGAAGCCATGCTTTCACTAAAGACTTGGATAATTCTTATATGACTACATTAAAGTCTTAGTATGACTAAAACTTGAAGTATGGTGTATGACACCATTTAAATGATTCATTTAAATAACTTGTGTTAGCTAGCGTTGTTGATAGTCTCAAAATTGTTGAGACATCATTAATAAGCTAATGGAGCTCAATGATTGTCAATAGATCCAAAACAAGTTAGTGGGAGCAATATGCattcaaatcaagaaaatttAAGTGTTAAGTTTTTGAATGAATGCTAAGTTACAACAAGCCCAATGGGAGTGATGTCATAATTTGAGCAACAAGATATGAATAAAGTCTATTTGATAGACTTGATCAAACCTAGATGTTACTCGAAAAATGACAAGACATGACACGGTTAATTTTAAGTATAGACTTGAAATTGGACTTATTGATATAACAAAGGCTATCTCAAGGAAGTTATATGGGGAAATTAAATCTCAAATGTTGAAGATTTAAGAAAGCATTTTACTATATGATAGAAAATCACTTTCATAACCCTTATAATAAATGTGTCATAAAATCACAAAAGGGACACATGTATGGACTTGTGAGTAAATATCAAAAGGTGAAAAACCACATGGGTTGTCACTTTAAGATATTACTAtatcccaggatcagaaccatagCAACTGAAAGAGTATTATTGCCTTTAAGAAAGGAACATCAGAGTGGGACTCTAGAAGCGTGCATTCACTTAGGTTAtgaaccaaagtgaaaataatccATTTTAAACAAATGGAACTTCATAATGAATGAAGTACTAATCGTATGAATATATATTGATAGTATTGTACTACAATGGTCTCAAGGATTGGAGCAAAGTTTGTATAAAGTATACAAACGAAATATATGTCGATATATTGTTTTAGAAACTGCTTCAAAAGGTGTTTTGAATGAAAGGGGTTCTTTTAGAACCAATGATTGAATCCAAACCATAAGGTCATTAGTAGGATACTACGAcgtaatggggcgatagctcaagccatggaatcaaggtctcatcaaagtATTCGAACACAAGAAAGAGACATCATCAAAATGTTTTAGAAACATTTGATAAGTAAATCCCTTTTAAATTAAAAGGTGATTAAATACATCACCAAGTTAACCTACGAGCATAAGCTCACTCAACTAGCATGTATAAGTTACACTAGTGATTGACTTTAGTGCAAGTGGGaaattgttggaaatatgccctgaaagtcaatctttggaagaaacctttcaggacaatgtaatgatgtatatatgactcttatacatcggaaggcaaagatactaattaggactatctcaatgaacgaaatatgtcctaaataatgaatccatggacaatggattgATGGAAGAAGTAATCTAATGATGATTAGActacagagaccttcttctcataaccattatgtccaaaaaggttcctggtcataggattgtcggagggatactgacaatgcatagaccggtacatactatgtctgcttcaaatggaaggatggaaagtctcatcccattcgtgtagtgacactaagacaagtatgtaggtgctcattaagggaatgagttcactgaacacaattgaacgagagtacttgcatggaggtctactcatatgtcaagcaagtaactctgaaggttggaataatgtaagtaatcctttgacttgagacatcatagatgtctaatggttaggtccttgatctttgatcatgtcaaacgacattccattggagtgtccacggcattgttggggttaaGGTATCTAAACATGTAGGCATGTGAATGATCAACAAGGAATCTCTGATCCTCGTTATGAGAGGaagaatactctgagatatgattcgggaatcttcggccgaagtctcgagcgtaataaaggaaaaCGTTCCTATGCgactcaattgaatcatataagaaagcataatcacattaggggtttgacatagtatatccataccctagtgatgtgattgagagtattgttttagagaaggatcgaattacattgtacttccaactgaataggttctccgaatgaacttctacattagcttgggtagccatgatatatgtttagatgtcactcatggcttgtgagttcttctagatgattaaatgtagtcatcaaagaagaaggtgaattaaaagtaagttttaattcactaagtggatggattaaatataatcaattggattgatgccaatcacctcactgccttgctaattagaacctaaaagattgttcaccaatacactcttgtagtgagtaactaatggatgatggaaataattaattggattaattaagtgttgtgattaatttagaaagtctaaagaaatcataaaagcgataaaagatcgttttgggcttaaagaaatgttcgggtttaattgggcccattgggcctaaacccattgggcttttattcaagcatttgatgacttgaaataataaAAGCCCAAGGCCCAAAAAACACTAAGAAGGCCGgccaaagagagggagagagaaggtcaattgttgacttgtttctttatgttataaaaggaactttataatGAAAGTTtcataagggttttttttttttttgtgtgttcaaaacaacaaaagagaaaagaaaataactctctctaacactcaaagggccggccaccataGGGGGATTTTAGCTAATCATTTTATCACCcctttggttattccttcatccTTCTCACTACACtagtgggtgaggatctttagaggttttcaattttggaaacttgaagagaacctaggagcactcattctcaacaaagtGAAGAaggcaaggagggaggctaggctcaaggagttcaaggagcaaagagcttggaggtggtccatccttggtctaagatctagatcaagaggtataaaactactccttttgttcttcaataaattgtttttgatgCATCATAAATAAACCTATgaatcttgaaggggattttcATGACTAGAGCTTTGATATTAATTgatgacatgcttccgttgttttcgtatataaattttgaattgtatatgcatgctagtcaatAGAAATCCCACATAAATCTCATATTTTTCCTTTCAGTTTCTTCTTGGTCACGACCATCGCAACCACATCGGCCCGTTTTATTGCACAACCCCCTCGAAAAGCTAAACTAGGGTCAGAAAGAAGTTTGAATTGAATAGATAAACAAGAGAAGTAAAAGATATGTACCTTGAGCcgtttctttggattttggagCCAAAGTCTTCTTCGGTCGATCGTCAAAAAGTTTCTTTGAAAGTTATTCAACTGAAGTACTAAAGAAATCCTTGACGTATGCATTCCACTAGTCGATGAAGGTGCTGGTATAATAAGTTTCTGGAATAT from Pyrus communis chromosome 4, drPyrComm1.1, whole genome shotgun sequence harbors:
- the LOC137732858 gene encoding uncharacterized protein — protein: MVGSTLAKILDKHCLEGHNFPSWYRNVKILLTLEKIVYVLDKAPPHIPLGPSAIEDERAKFDKHIEDDTQAKCYLLASMNEELQRQHEGMDSAFSIILHLTELYGEGTRNRRFSTVCELVKTKMVKGAPVHLHALKMIGFIEQLENLGTPLDGELAQDFILASLSDLFSQFVMNYNMNKMDSTLSELLNMLVTAEKTMMKENVVGTSAVAYNKPSSSKSKP